The window CTTCCATAATTTTTAAATTTTCGCTGATGATTAATTCTGCTTCAGTAGAATTTTTTATATCTTCAATTGAAGAGTATGGGCTAAGCTCTTTTAAAACAATACCTTTGTCAGTTACTTCCATAACTCCCTTTTCTGTAACAATCAGATTAACTTCATTAGCTGCAGTAAGTGGTAAAGTACAGTTTTTTAAGATCTTTGGAGCTCCCTTAGCTGTATGTTCCATAGCGATAATAACCTTTTTAGCTCCTACAACTAAATCCATAGCTCCTCCCATTCCAGGAACCATTTTCCCAGGAACCATCCAGTTAGCTAAGTTTCCTTTTTCATCAACTTGTAAAGCACCTAAAACAGTTGCATCCACATGTCCACCACGAATTATTCCAAATGATGTGAAGCTATCAAAGAAGCAACCTCCAGGAGCAATAGTTACTAATGATCCACCTGCATTAGATATTCTACAATCCTCTTCAGCTTCACAAGGTGTAGGCCCCATACCAATTAGACCATTTTCAGATTGTAGTGCAACATATATATCTTTAGGGATGTAGTTAGCTACTTCAGTTGGTAGTCCAATTCCTAAGTTAACAACATCTCCATCTTCAAACTCTTTTGCTACTCTTCTAGCAATAATCTCTCTAATTTTTTCTTTAGTAAGTTCCATTTATCTTCCTCCCTTAACGATATAATCCACAAATATACCTGGAATAACTACTTCGTTAGGATCTAAATATCCATCTATAATCTCTTCAGCTTCAACAATTACTGTATCAGCAGCAGTAGCCATTATAGTATTAAAGTTTCTAGTTGAACCGTGGAAAGATACATTTCCAAGAGAGTCTACTTTTGTACCATAAATAAGTGCTACATCAGCTTTTAATGGCTTTTCAAGAAGATATTTTTTTCCATCTATTTCAATAACTTCTTTTCCTTCCTGAACAACAGTTCCAACACCAGTAGGAGTTAAAATACCACCAAGACCAGCTCCAGCAGCTCTAATTCTTTCTGCTAAAGTTCCTTGAGGAACTAGCTCAACCTCCATCTCTCCACTGTGCATTTGTTTACCAGTTTCAGGATTAGTTCCAATGTGAGAAACGATGGCTTTTTTAATTCTTTTATTTACCACTAGTTTTCCTCTTTCAAAATCTGGAAAACTTGTATCGTTGGCAATAAGAGTTAAATCTTTTGTACCATTTTCCAATAACTTTTCAATAACCTCTTTAGGAGAACCACACTTTAAAAACCCTCCAGTCATAAGAGATGAACCGTCTTTAATAAGTGATGCTGCAAAATCAACAGAGACCAATTTTTTCATAACTTCACTCCTTTGTTTAAGTTAGCAAGTACATACTTGCCTATTTTCAGTATGAATATATACCTCATACGGAAACTAAATGTCAATAGTGAAATAAAAAATATTTTTTTCGAACATAAAAAAGGTGTTATAAACACATAATTAGAGAGAGGTTTAAAAAATAAAAATTTTTTTTTATTTTGTAAAAAAATATTTGACAAAAGAGTCAAAAGTGAGGTATATATTGGGATAACATTTAAAAATATGGGCAGAATTGGAGGAATGATGAAAACACGGGATAAGATTTTAGATTGTGCACAAAGACTCTTTTCAGAAGAGGGGTTTGATAAAGTTTCAACAAAACGTATTGCCAAGGAAGCAGAGTGTAATGAAGTAACTATTTTTAGATTATTTGGAACGAAAAATAGAGTTTTAGAAGAGATAATAAATAAATTTGTAGAGGAAAGTAAAATTATTCGATCTCTACATGAGAGTCTAACGGGGGAATTAGAGCAAGATATAGCAAAGAGTATGCTACTCTATCAAAACTTTTTACACCAGCATGAAGTTATTTTTAGACTTCAATTAAAGCTTTCAGACAGTGAAAATCAAAAGTTTTTAAGAACAATTGATTTTAAAAACTATTTAGTGGATCATTTTATAGGAGTTTTTTATGAAAATAAAGTTCATTATTCTCCAGAGAGCTTTGTAAATGATATGTTAAGTAGTGTAATGGGAAGTTTTCTTTTAAAAATTTTAACGCAAGGGAAATTCACAGGGGAAAGGGATGGGCATTTTTTAAGTGAAAAAATTAAATTTTATCAGAATTCGATTAATCAGTATAAAAAAACAAAATAAAGAGAGATAAAAAAGAGAAAACCAATGAAAGCAGGTTTTCTCTTTGTTTTTTTATTAATATTTATAGAATCCTTCTCCAGTTTTTCTTCCAAGTTTTCCAGCTCTAACCATTTTCTTTAAAAGTGAATGCGCTCTATATTTTGGATCACCAAACTCTGTAGCTAAAACATCCATAATTGCTAAAACAACGTCAAGTCCAACTAAATCTCCTAAAGCCAATGGTCCAATAGGATGATTAGCACCATACTTCATAGCATTATCAATATCTTCAGCAGTGGCAACACCATCAGCTAAAATTCCAATAGCTTCGTTAATCATAGGAATTAAAATTCTATTTACAACAAATCCAGGAGCTTCTTCACATAAAACAGGCTCTTTTCCAAGTTCCTTAGAAAGTTTTAAAATAGTTTCATAAACCTCTTGGCTTGTAGTGTATCCCTTTATAATTTCAATAAGTTT of the Cetobacterium sp. NK01 genome contains:
- a CDS encoding 3-oxoacid CoA-transferase subunit B, with protein sequence MELTKEKIREIIARRVAKEFEDGDVVNLGIGLPTEVANYIPKDIYVALQSENGLIGMGPTPCEAEEDCRISNAGGSLVTIAPGGCFFDSFTSFGIIRGGHVDATVLGALQVDEKGNLANWMVPGKMVPGMGGAMDLVVGAKKVIIAMEHTAKGAPKILKNCTLPLTAANEVNLIVTEKGVMEVTDKGIVLKELSPYSSIEDIKNSTEAELIISENLKIMEV
- a CDS encoding CoA transferase subunit A translates to MKKLVSVDFAASLIKDGSSLMTGGFLKCGSPKEVIEKLLENGTKDLTLIANDTSFPDFERGKLVVNKRIKKAIVSHIGTNPETGKQMHSGEMEVELVPQGTLAERIRAAGAGLGGILTPTGVGTVVQEGKEVIEIDGKKYLLEKPLKADVALIYGTKVDSLGNVSFHGSTRNFNTIMATAADTVIVEAEEIIDGYLDPNEVVIPGIFVDYIVKGGR
- a CDS encoding TetR/AcrR family transcriptional regulator gives rise to the protein MKTRDKILDCAQRLFSEEGFDKVSTKRIAKEAECNEVTIFRLFGTKNRVLEEIINKFVEESKIIRSLHESLTGELEQDIAKSMLLYQNFLHQHEVIFRLQLKLSDSENQKFLRTIDFKNYLVDHFIGVFYENKVHYSPESFVNDMLSSVMGSFLLKILTQGKFTGERDGHFLSEKIKFYQNSINQYKKTK